A part of Caretta caretta isolate rCarCar2 chromosome 1, rCarCar1.hap1, whole genome shotgun sequence genomic DNA contains:
- the LOC125633166 gene encoding olfactory receptor 51G2-like, translating to MSAVNDTKFTPAVFLLTGIPGQEDVHLWISIPLCLMYVISIVGNSVILFIIKTDPSLHEPMYIFLSMLAVTDLGLSISTLPTILGIYLFNSREISFKACFAQLFFIHLLQLIESSMLLLMAFDRFVAICNPLRHASILTLQTIDNMGLVFVLRSVAVIFPLPFLLKRFRYCRANVLSHSYCLHQEVMKAACSDITVNNIYGLFVTLLTVGLDSLLIFLSYVMILKTVLSITSNAECLRTLNTCVSHLCAVLMFYSAEIGLAVIHRFGKGSSPLLKTVLGYISLLVPPLINPIVYSVKSRHLRAGIIRAFIK from the coding sequence ATGTCAGCTGTCAATGACACCAAATTCACACCTGCTGTGTTCCTTCTCAccgggatacctgggcaggaagacGTCCATCTCTGGATCTCTATCCCCTTATGCTTAATGTATGTTATTTCCATAGTAGGAAATTCAGTCATCctgttcattataaaaacagatccaagcctccatgagcccatgtacattttcctttccatgttggccGTCACAGACCTTGGCTTATCGATATCCACCTTGCCGACAATACTGGGCATATACTTGTTTAACTCGAGGGAGATCAGCTTCAAAGCCTGTTTTGCCCAACTGTTCTTCATCCACTTGCTTCAATTAATTGAATCCTCCATGCTCTTGCTGATGGCCTTTGACCGCTTCGTCGCgatctgtaacccactgagaCATGCCTCCATCTTAACTCTGCAGACAATAGACAATATGGGACTGGTGTTTGTGCTAAGAAGTGTGGCTGTAATATTCCCACTCCCATTTCTACTGAAAAGGTTCCGATACTGTCGAGCCAATGTCCTCTCCCATTCCTACTGCCTGCATCAAGAGGTCATGAAGGCGGCTTGTTCAGATATCACAGTGAATAACATCTATGGCTTGTTTGTTACACTCTTAACAGTGGGGTTGGACTCGCTGCTCATCTTCCTTTCTTATGTGATGATCCTCAAAACAGTGCTGAGCATCACGTCCAATGCAGAGTGCCTCAGGACCCTGAACACCTGTGTGTCCCACCTCTGCGCTGTCCTGATGTTCTATTCAGCAGAGATCGGCCTTGCTGTGATACACAGATTTGGAAAGGGCTCATCTCCCTTGCTTAAAACGGTCCTGGGCTATATCTCCCTGCTCGTCCCACCCCTGATTAATCCAATTGTGTACAGCGTGAAAAGTAGACACTTGCGTGCGGGGATAATCAGGGCATTCATCAAGTGA